The DNA region GTCATCGCACATCTGCTGGCCGCCGACGGCGTCGTCGCCACCGCGCTGGGTCTGCCCGACCCGCTGGACGCCCGGGACGCCGACGCGGCGAGGTCCATCGCACAGGCCGGGAGTGCCGGACAGCCGCCCGCCGACGGGGACTTGAAGGGGCCCGTCGCCGCGCCCGGCACCTCAGCCGCAAGACCCGGCGCCCGCCACGCGCCGCACGGACCGCATGAGCCGACCGCGCCTGGTGCACGGCATGTGCCTCATGCCCCGGCCGCCCGCACCGAGCAGTACTGGCGTTCCGAGCGCGACGCGCTGCGTACTCCGGCAGCCCGTGAGCCATGGCGGGAGCAGGGCCGCGCCATGGTCCGTACGGTCTCCTTCGCGGGCAGCGGCGTCGCCGCACTCGACGTGGACTACGGCGACTTCGCGCTCCCCGTGCGCGACGCGATGCTCGACCGCGCCTTCGAGTGCTGGATGCACGCCGAGGACATCGCGGATGCCATCGACTATCCGTACACCGCGCCGCAGGGCGAGCACATGCATCACATGGTCGACCTGGCCGCACGGCTGCTGCCCGGCACGATCGCCTGGCGCCGCCGTACGGGCCTGTCCGGAGCGCCGCACCGGCTGACCACCGCGGGCGCACCGGGGCGTGCGCTCCACCTGGAGGTGGAGGGGGACGGCGGAGGCGACTGGTACATCCCGCTGGACTCCCCCGCTGCGGCCGTGCGCCCGGAGGACACCGTGGCCCATGTGGCCCTGGACCGCTACGAGTTCTGCCAGCTCGTCGCCGGTCACGTGCAGCCGCTGGAGGCCGCGGCGGGGCAGGACGGGGACCGTGAGGCGGTGCGGGACGTGCTGTTCGCGGCGGCCTCGCTCTCCCGGATGTGACCCGGAAGCAGCCCCGGTGACGCGGCCCCGGACGTAACGGAAACCGAAGATGACGGCTAGCGGAGGTGACGGCGACCGAGCGTGACGGCCGAACTCGCCCGCTCCGCCGGGCAGTCGAAGCCGCCGCCGAGCCCGCCGGAAGTCGGCCGTCCGCAGGTGTCGTCAGGCGAAGACGACGGTTCGGTGCCCGTTGAGCAGCACCCGGTGCTCGCTGTGCCACTTGACCGCACGCGCGAGCGCCTGGCACTCGACGTCCCGGCCGACCGCCACGAGTTGCTGCGGCGTCGCCTCGTGCCCCACGCGCTCGACCTCCTGCTCGATGATCGGGCCCTCGTCGAGTTCCGCCGTCACATAGTGCGCGGTCGCGCCGATCAGCTTGACGCCGCGTGCGTGCGCCTGGTGGTAGGGCCGTGCGCCCTTGAAGCTCGGCAGGAAGGAGTGGTGGATGTTGATGATCCGGCCGGAGAGCTGCTTGCAGAGGTTGTCGGAGAGGACCTGCATATAGCGGGCCAGCACGACGAGTTCGACGTTCTCCTCCTCGATCAGGCGCAGCAGCCTGGCCTCCGCCTCCTGCTTGCTCTCCTCGCTGCCCTTGGTGACGGGGATGTGGTGGAAGGGCACGCCGTACGAAGCTGCCAGCCCCTCGAAGTCGGTGTGGTTGGAGACGACGGCAGCGATATCGACCGGGAGTGCGCCGCTGCCGGAGCGGAACAGCAGGTCGTTGAGGCAGTGGCCGAAGCGGCTGACCATGAGGACGACGCGCATGCGCTCACCGGCGGGATGCACCTGCCAGTCCATGTGGAAGGAGTCGCCGACCGCCGAGAAGCTCGCGCGCAGCTTGTCCACCGTCACACCGGGGTCCGCGGAGAAGTGGACGCGCATGAAGAACAGTCCGGTGTCGCGGTCGCCGAACTGCTGGCTGTCCTCGATGTTGCAGCCGGTCATGAAGAGATAGCTCGACACGGCGTGCACGATGCCCTGCTTGTCCGGGCAGGACAGCGTCAGTACGTACTCCTCGCGCTTCCCGTCCCGTACGTCTCCCCGGGCGGCCGGGCTGTGCTGGGTGCTGACGGCATCGTCGTGCGGCTTGCTCATGGGGTAAGCCTTGCACAGGCCGCGGACCGGTCCCGACCGTGCTCAGACCTTCCGGCCGTGCTCAGACGGAGTGCAGCATGATCGCCAGCACGTCGAGCGAACGCGGCGGCTCGTCCGGGTCCTCGCCGTCGTTGGTCGCGAGCCGTACATGTGCGTCACGCGCGGCCCGTACCGCCTCGGACCAGCCGTGGTGCTCCATGTACGAGGCGACCGGCGCGTCGGCGCCGACCTGGTGCATGATGCGCAGCACCCGCAGCACCGCGGTGTCGACGAGGGCGGCCTCCTGCGAGTCGCGGAAGATCGTGCCCACGTACTTCTCGGCGGACCAGTTGTCCAGCCATGTGTCCTCGACCAGGCGGTAGACCGCGTCGGTCACGTCGCCGTAGCCGGGGCGGCCCGTCGCCCAGCACTCCTGCTGGAAGGCGGGATCGGAGAGCATGTGCAGCGCCGAGCGCACGTTGCTGCGCCAGCGCCACCAAGGCATGTCATGGACGGGCATGGCACCCATGGTGGTGGACCGGGGGGTGCGACGGGAAGCCCTCGCCGGATTCGGCTCTGCGGGGGCCCGCCGTCCGGAAGCCTTCTGCTCGGAAGCTTGCTGCATGGTTCACGACCATACGTTCATCTCCGAAGGGCTTCGTCCGCGGGCCGGTACGGGGGCGGACGCGGGGCAGCCGGAGGCGGAGGCCCCTCATCCGCCGAGGTCAGAGCTGGCCGACCTGCCGCTGCTTCAGCCCGTACTTCTTCGCCGTCGGGTTCCACAGCCCGGCCGCCTGCTTCTTCGCGGCCGTCGCCTCGCCGCTGGCGCGTGCGCCCAGGCCGACGTGGGCGGTCGGACGCGCCTTGCCCTTTCGGCAGCCCTTCTTGCCGGCGGTCTGGTCGGCCCAGGCCGCGTAGTGGTTGTCGGCGGACGCGGACGCCTTCCAGCCGCGGGTCAGCGCCGACTTCAGCTCGGCCTGGCCGGGAATCTTGTCCGTCTTCAACTGGCCGAGGCGGGCGACGAGGCTGTTGCGCTGCCCTGCGGCGGCACGCAGATCGCGTGCCGAAGGGCCCAGCTTCTTGCAGGACTTGATGTTCTCCACGGAACGGATCACCGTGGCGCGGCTGTTGTTGCTGTCGTCGAGGAGCTTGTCCAGCTCCTTCGCCTGCGCCTCCACGGGGTCGGCCCCCGCGGACTTCTCACCCGCGGGCGCCGCGGAGGACTCGTTCTTGGGCTTCGCGCCCTTCTCCTCGTCGCCGCTCATCGCGGCGCCCGCCACCATGCCCACACCGGCTACGACCACTACGGCCACGGCGACCAGGATTCCGGGCGACATACGGGAGAGCGTGCTGCGCTCGGCGTTGCGGCGAGCGGCGCGGCCCTGCGGCAGGTCGGCGGGCGGCTGGCCCTGGCCGTACGCACCGGGGGCGCCGGACGCGCCGGGCGCGTTGGGGCCGGGGACCGCGGGGCCGCCGGACTTGCCGAGACCGCCCACCCCGCCGCTGCGCTGACGGGCCACCGCACGGTCGAAGATCGGCAGGCTCTGCGTGGAACCGGGCTCGCCGGAGGAGCCGTCGGCCGCGCCCTGGCCCGAGCCCGGCTCCGAGCGGAACAGGCTCTCGAAACCGGCAGGGGGCCGCGGCTGCTGCCCGGACTGCTGTGCCTGACCGCCCTGGCCGCCTGGCGACGCCTCGGGCGGCAGCGGCGTACGGAGCTGAGCCGTCGACTCGGGATCGCGCACCGGCGCCTGGCCGGTCTGCGGAGGCAGCATCTGCGTGGCGTCGGCGTCCGCTGCGGGCGCGGACGCCACGGGCGGCGCATGGCCCGCCGGGAACTGCTCCGGGCCGGGCGGCGCACCGGGGACCGGCGGAATGTACTGCGTGGCGTCCGTTGTCGACGCCGAGCCGGGCGCGGGCATCGGCCCCGCGGCGGCCTGGCCGAACTGCTGTGCACCGGGCGGCTGTTGGTCCCGCGTCGGCTGTGCACCCGCGTAGAACGACTGGGCGCCCTGCGGGGGCTGCACCGCAGACGGCCCGGCGCCACCGGACGCGGGCGGCTGCACGGGCGGAAGCGGAAGGTCCGCGGGAGGAAGGTCCGCGGAGGGAAGCACCCCGGAGGAGGGGGAGACGGACGGCGGCGCGGAGCCGCCGCCGTGTCTGCCGCCCGGGGCTTCCGCCGTCTCCGCGCCGAACCCGGAAAGCGGCTGCTGGGGCGAGTGCCCAGGGGGATTCTGGGGCGAGTGCTGAGGCGAACTCTGCGGCGAGTACTGGGCCGGTACGGTCGGCGGCTGCTCCGGCGGAGGCGGAGGCAGCGGCGTCTGCGCCGCCGAGGGCAGCGAAGGCGCCCCGGCTCCGCTCCCGGAGGCCACCGCGGCCTGCGACTCGGGACCCCAGGGCTCACCCCAGGGCTGCCCGGCGGGCGGCTGCCCGTGCGTCTGAGCGACCTGGCGCTGCTGCTCGGGAGTCCACGGGTCGCCGTTCGCCGGCAGCACGACACCCTCGTAGAGGGGCGGGTCGCCCTGTCCACGTCCGCTGTGCGCTGTCACCGGGACTCCTCGATCGATCAACCGACTGTCAGAACCGTCGGGTCACGCTACCGGGTGCCCCGGATGAGCGACCACGCACCTGAGGCGGCGACACCAAGCCTTCACCTGGATCTGGAACAGACCGGCGCATACCGGCACTTACGGGGCGGCCGACGCCTCCGCTCGCGCCGTGAATTCGCGCACGACCGGCTCCTTCACAAAAGGCGCAAGTCGCCGCCGGAAGTCCTCCAGGTACTCGACTCCGCGCCCCGAACGGAGAGTTGTGAGCAGTTCCACGGCTTTTGCACCGGTATCGCATGCGTGTTCAAGCTCACGTTTCTCGAGTTGTGCGGACGCCAGCAGGAACATGCCGATGGCCCGCCGCCGCACCCTGCTCTCCGGGTGGCCCCGCAGCGATTCGGCAGCCTGCTCGGCCGCCTCGCGCGGACGCCGCAGATCCCGGTGGCAGTGCGCCAACTCGTCCGCCAGATACGCCTCGTCGAAGTGGGCGATCCACACCGGATCGTCGCCCGGGTCCGCCGCCGCGGCACGCTCCATCGCCCTGCGCGCCCTGCCCGCCGCCTCATGACAGGCCCGTACATCGCCCATCAGCGCATGCCCCCGCGCCTCGGCGGCGCAGAACATCGCCTCGGTACGCGGAGTCGCCTGCCCCCGTGCGCCCTCCTGCGCGGCACGGGCCAACTGGGCCGCCTCGTGCGCGTTTCCGAGGGACGCCGTCAGATGGCTCATGCTCGCCGCCAGCACGTAACCGCCGTACGCACGGTCTCCCGCCGCCTGCGCCAGCCGCAGCGCCTGGATGTAGTGGCGCTGTGCCAGGCCGGGCAGCCCGGTGTCCACCGCCATGTAGCCCGCGAGTTCGGTGAGCCGTGCGGCGGCGGCGAACAGCGAACGCCCCACCGCCTCCCGGTAGGAGCCCGTGAGCAGCCCGGCGACCACGGAGTTGAGGCAGTGCACGACGAC from Streptomyces marispadix includes:
- a CDS encoding zf-HC2 domain-containing protein: MHDRDTSGGGQGDGPRAADDRDGERIPAAHVANGTGSPDDKTDTDGKGDTDATGGKETRPGEQPARESPEQPTAERELTRQPPAGRESTEQQPAGQPSAVEHDGEQFDHRVLKSLLGAWALSACSPEETAAVEGHLSDCGTCAEEALRLRDAVGLLHPEDSLDLDPMLRSQVLRGCMVRRAPRIPVPDWASPYDAETARLDALLRDMADAEWLAPVMLRWFDGSRQAERETTVGGVIAHLLAADGVVATALGLPDPLDARDADAARSIAQAGSAGQPPADGDLKGPVAAPGTSAARPGARHAPHGPHEPTAPGARHVPHAPAARTEQYWRSERDALRTPAAREPWREQGRAMVRTVSFAGSGVAALDVDYGDFALPVRDAMLDRAFECWMHAEDIADAIDYPYTAPQGEHMHHMVDLAARLLPGTIAWRRRTGLSGAPHRLTTAGAPGRALHLEVEGDGGGDWYIPLDSPAAAVRPEDTVAHVALDRYEFCQLVAGHVQPLEAAAGQDGDREAVRDVLFAAASLSRM
- the purU gene encoding formyltetrahydrofolate deformylase; amino-acid sequence: MSKPHDDAVSTQHSPAARGDVRDGKREEYVLTLSCPDKQGIVHAVSSYLFMTGCNIEDSQQFGDRDTGLFFMRVHFSADPGVTVDKLRASFSAVGDSFHMDWQVHPAGERMRVVLMVSRFGHCLNDLLFRSGSGALPVDIAAVVSNHTDFEGLAASYGVPFHHIPVTKGSEESKQEAEARLLRLIEEENVELVVLARYMQVLSDNLCKQLSGRIINIHHSFLPSFKGARPYHQAHARGVKLIGATAHYVTAELDEGPIIEQEVERVGHEATPQQLVAVGRDVECQALARAVKWHSEHRVLLNGHRTVVFA
- a CDS encoding SCO4402 family protein; translated protein: MGAMPVHDMPWWRWRSNVRSALHMLSDPAFQQECWATGRPGYGDVTDAVYRLVEDTWLDNWSAEKYVGTIFRDSQEAALVDTAVLRVLRIMHQVGADAPVASYMEHHGWSEAVRAARDAHVRLATNDGEDPDEPPRSLDVLAIMLHSV
- a CDS encoding transcriptional regulator; translated protein: MAARPLVARQPNEKLQGLLQEAECSNAGLARRVNLCGLEYGLDLRYDKTSVARWLRGQQPRGRAPALISEALGRELGRAVTLDEIGMADVRGQSTGVGLHFAPTAAGAVEQACELWRSDVGRRGAFEGAAVASSVLVEPSRDWLITPPDGQVARSTGARVGMPDVTAVQATTDSLSQLDHRFGGGHVRPVVVHCLNSVVAGLLTGSYREAVGRSLFAAAARLTELAGYMAVDTGLPGLAQRHYIQALRLAQAAGDRAYGGYVLAASMSHLTASLGNAHEAAQLARAAQEGARGQATPRTEAMFCAAEARGHALMGDVRACHEAAGRARRAMERAAAADPGDDPVWIAHFDEAYLADELAHCHRDLRRPREAAEQAAESLRGHPESRVRRRAIGMFLLASAQLEKRELEHACDTGAKAVELLTTLRSGRGVEYLEDFRRRLAPFVKEPVVREFTARAEASAAP